The region GGCGCTGACCTCTGTCTTCTGGGAAAGCCTTTCGGATAAAGGAGAGTAGAAACAGGTGTTATTCGAAAGTGGTCAAAATAATGTAATTAATTAATAATTCTTTAATCTTTGTGTCTTAGTGTCTTTGTGGCTGAACACTTACAAAATATCTTCAATCTACACTCCAGATAAAGATAGCTATAGCCCTATTTATTATCCTTATCCGGGCTTCTATTATTGGTACCATTATACCAATTGATATATTGATATCTATCACTCCTGGTGGTTTATCACCATTCTGGCACTCATAGCCATCAACATTGTGTTCTGCGCTTTTAGTAAGAAGGAAGAAGGCTGATTATTTATTAATGCACATAGGCATCCTGATTATCCTAATGGGGGGAATCATTTGGTTTCAAGGAATATCTTGAAATGAGGAGGTGAAAGATGCAGCCTGATAGATTAATAGACATTCGAGGAGAAGTCTGCCCCTATACCTATGTCAAATCAAAACTAGCCTTAGAGGAGCTTGAACCTGGACAAGTCTTGGAGCTAATTGTAGACCATAAGCCGGCGGTTGAGAATGTGCCCCGAAGCATGGAAAACGAAGGGCATGAGGTGGTGGAGGTTAGTCAGATTAATAAGACTGACTACAAGATTGTGGTCATAAAGAGATGAGCTATGACTTTTTATCATAGGACTATGAGAATTTTTCATTTGACAAATAGTAAATAGTAATGTTATTATATAAGAAAAATATTTCCAATTAAAATACTCGACAATAAGGGGAGGGTATCACTATGAAATTTGGCATGCTGTTGACGACCAGCCCTGAGAGCCAGAATTCCGAGACGGTGATTAATTTAGCTGAAGCAGCGTTGGAGGCTGGCCACAAGGTAGAACTCTTTCTGATGGATGATGGGGTTTACAATGTGGTCACTGGGGCCGGTATTTCTGCCCGGTTTGCAGAACTGATAACTAAAGGGGCCTCTCTGGCCCTGTGTGCCCATACCGCCGAAGAGCGGGGTGTGGAAAAAGAAGACTGCCTTGAAGGGGTGGGTTTTGCCGGCCAGTATGAGCTGGCCTGTATGGTGAATGAGGCAGATAGATTCTTAACCTTTGGAGGATGAGGAAATGAAGAAAGTCGCCATTATTGTCAGGGCATTGCCTTTTAATACTATCCGAAATTCAGAGGCCTTAAGATGTGCGGTAGGATTGACCCTCGAGGAAGAGAATAAAATCTCGGTGATTTTTATGGATGATGGTGTCTGGACGGCTGCTTCGCTTGATTCTAAGGCGGCCCTATCCCGTGACCTAGATAAGCATGTGGAAACCCTGAAGATGATGGAAGTGGAGATGATGGCTGAAGAGGAGGCATTAGCCAGCCGAGGTGTCAAAGTCAGCCGCCAAGAGATAATGACCAAATCCAGAGAGGCAATTAATCAGGCTATCCAAGAGGTGGATGTGGTGATGCCTTTGTAGATTGGGATTAACCGTTCAGGGGGTAATGAAAGTTGAGGGGGAATTTTTGTAACTATTCAGCTCTTAAGACACAAAGATTACCAATAATAGCATACGGATTACACGGATGAGACGGATTGACACGGATGAGACGGATTGACACGGATGAGACGGAT is a window of bacterium DNA encoding:
- a CDS encoding sulfurtransferase TusA family protein; protein product: MQPDRLIDIRGEVCPYTYVKSKLALEELEPGQVLELIVDHKPAVENVPRSMENEGHEVVEVSQINKTDYKIVVIKR
- a CDS encoding DsrE family protein, coding for MKFGMLLTTSPESQNSETVINLAEAALEAGHKVELFLMDDGVYNVVTGAGISARFAELITKGASLALCAHTAEERGVEKEDCLEGVGFAGQYELACMVNEADRFLTFGG
- a CDS encoding cytochrome c biogenesis protein ResB, producing MYHSWWFITILALIAINIVFCAFSKKEEG
- a CDS encoding DsrE family protein, producing MKKVAIIVRALPFNTIRNSEALRCAVGLTLEEENKISVIFMDDGVWTAASLDSKAALSRDLDKHVETLKMMEVEMMAEEEALASRGVKVSRQEIMTKSREAINQAIQEVDVVMPL